In Diabrotica undecimpunctata isolate CICGRU chromosome 9, icDiaUnde3, whole genome shotgun sequence, the DNA window CATCTGTAAatcttaaataatattattagttGTGGATGACTAACTTTAGCTAACATAGACAATGTTTACAATTTAGTTCTGAGTAAAACAATTCTGAATGTGAAGCACCAATTTTAACAAAATTCAACATAGAACAACTATATTATGAAGAcctaacaaaaaaatttatatcaGTCCAGACTAGAACAAAAAATAGAGTGAGGGACACATAGTAGGAAGATATAGATGATAGCTTGTATCCTTCATAAATTATAAATGAGCTAAATCAtagtataaaaatataagtacCTCTAACTTTTTCATTGACTTCATTGGAAATCAGCATGGACCAATTTTTAGCTCGATCTGGATCATAGGCCATTCCTGTTAGCATAGCTGCTACAACATTTCTTATGATCTCCTTTACTGGTAGCTCTTTAAACCTAACAAAATGGAGTAAACAAGAGAATTATACAGAAACTAAAACTTCCCAAGAACTACTAAACAAAAAACTGAAAGAAATCTGTAAATTATATTACATTAAGTGAAAACTACGTGATTATCTTGGGTCTAAAAAACGCACATATGCAAATCTACTAAGTAAATATATTAATGTGTGTTGATATATAGTATTTACTTTGGTATTTAGCCAAATGATAAGAAGAATGACCACTTACTTGTTCTGAAGTGTTGGTTTGATTTGGTAAGAACTTATACCAGTCGATAGAGAACCAACTGGTTCATCTTCAAACACGTCTTCCGATGATTTTTGTAATGAACGACGAGCAGGGCTTGTAGATTCTTCATTTTCTTCCTCATCCATACTAGGTATTACactattttgtaaatattaaatgtatatatttattttattatgtcgATTAAATGCCTGTTTCTATGGTAAATATCTACATTTATAGTAAAATCGATATTATGTTAAGTACATAAATTCAATCCGGCGTTTGTAAGATTGATttcatttaattttgtttatatttaacaTTGACATTAAACAAGCACATAACCTGATTCTTCTCGCACGTGGGACGTGCGCGTTCAATCTACCGTGTTTGCTAAAAACTCAGTTATAAATTGATAAATAGTTGGGTATGCAATCAATtttatatcattataaacaaaaataaaacaacttttaAGCTTTTATTTGGGATACCTTACGAAAACATATGTACTACATTAGTTACAGATTTATATTTGTTGGGAAATATCTTCATGAGGATACCTGTGAAAAAAACgtagtattttattttaaaattcaaggaAACACTAAAAATTTCCTTTACTAGAATATAGCTTTACTACTTACCCTTGGCACTTTTTTTGTACTGGcaaatttcataaaataaatgCATATTGTCGTTGAGGATTCCGTCAAAATATAATTTCTTCAATTTAGGACATTTCAGTATCATCGAAAAAATTACGTGATCTAGATTTTCTCTGTTATTTTTGAGATCTAAGTTTATCCTTTCTGGGAGTAAAAAAACGAATTAGTCAATAAATcgcaaaaaaac includes these proteins:
- the LOC140451383 gene encoding dynein light chain Tctex-type protein 2B-like — translated: MDEEENEESTSPARRSLQKSSEDVFEDEPVGSLSTGISSYQIKPTLQNKFKELPVKEIIRNVVAAMLTGMAYDPDRAKNWSMLISNEVNEKVRDLQMKRYKHIVQVIIGEMKGAGVKSAVRCVWDSDVDGYTSDIFINDTIFCVTTVFAIYLY